The following proteins come from a genomic window of Gemmatimonadota bacterium:
- a CDS encoding sarcosine oxidase subunit gamma SoxG, whose amino-acid sequence MIATRGTRIRQSPVRFDAGALERVQRDGWDIIRRYPDEGGGPWLIDLSHRSRWDLQHPEVGSQRPFGVPVPGKPGEVAISGGFVVNRMNRTQASLWHLGASDRPLMPSGIGFTETTDGHCMLAFLGSEIASVFEHLTNLDLFDRERGLPRLVQGPVLHVPCQVVALDRSAVVMTLSRGYGRTFAEAALKFARPCGLGPAGEARFDEWFAGWAATRSFDSGAIRAGDPTEPPCSS is encoded by the coding sequence GTGATCGCGACCAGAGGGACCCGGATCCGCCAGTCGCCGGTGCGCTTCGACGCCGGGGCTCTCGAGCGCGTTCAGCGAGACGGCTGGGACATCATCCGGCGCTACCCGGACGAGGGGGGCGGCCCGTGGCTGATCGATCTGAGCCACCGCTCCCGCTGGGACCTGCAACACCCTGAAGTAGGAAGCCAGCGCCCTTTCGGCGTGCCGGTGCCCGGCAAGCCGGGCGAGGTGGCGATCTCGGGCGGCTTCGTCGTCAACCGGATGAACCGGACCCAGGCATCACTCTGGCATCTGGGCGCGAGCGACCGGCCTCTGATGCCGTCCGGGATCGGTTTCACCGAGACGACGGATGGGCACTGCATGCTCGCCTTCCTGGGCTCGGAGATCGCCTCCGTGTTCGAGCATCTCACCAACCTCGACCTCTTCGACCGGGAGCGCGGCCTTCCCCGCTTGGTGCAGGGCCCGGTGCTCCACGTCCCCTGTCAGGTGGTGGCGTTGGACAGGAGTGCGGTGGTGATGACTTTGAGCCGAGGCTACGGCCGGACCTTCGCCGAGGCGGCGCTCAAGTTCGCCCGTCCCTGCGGTCTCGGTCCAGCCGGGGAAGCCCGTTTCGACGAGTGGTTCGCGGGGTGGGCAGCAACTCGGTCGTTCGACTCGGGCGCGATCCGAGCTGGTGATCCGACGGAGCCGCCATGCAGCTCTTAG
- a CDS encoding SusC/RagA family TonB-linked outer membrane protein, translating to MRLALPLLSFMLLQAAEGSATAMAALRGVTARAPTAAVTGPSALTELAVIAGAVVNAAGRPVAGARVSIVGTATTGTTDRDGRFRLEAGGGAEVVLSVAAIGYRPLTQRVRVGNENLRLTLSELVINLEEVIVTGTTEATQRKQLGNAVATVQVSDELQFAAASNLGQLLNSRAAGVTIQPRMGFVGAGPRLKVRGAGTFYLGSEPIIYVDGIRADGRASSGGSLGGRNSEMVSRLNDFNPEDIESIEIIKGPAAATLYGTEASNGVVQIITKKGRSGKAEFEITSRQGANWFQDPEGRLPVLYSKDKSGNPVTLNILEVENAAGRPFFKTGHAQGYALNLRGGTDLIQYFGSLGWDDDEGVEPTNRANRFSSRLNLTVTPTDKLNINAGLGLTRGRVDIPFSNNIFSMYYAEANLLDTPRRGFFLAPPEVYWRNYQFRQDFRRSTFSLDVTHRTRPWLTQRLRTGLDLTNEDDKNLNKRMSLADGQFFGLAARLGSVRQDRTAVSNRTVDYSLTATMKPAQSLGLTTTFGAQYFRRSLQRVIAQGQEFPAPGVTTVSSAAIRQGFEDFEESATVGLFVQQQVAWKDRVFLTAAVRGDDNSAFGKNYDVVIYPKVGLSWAVSEESFWPKGFAERFRLRAAFGAAGQQPSTFAAVQSYRPVTGGNGASSVSTGSIGNPDLKPERSEELELGFEAAFLKDRIGVDVSYYRKTTADAILLLPVPPSLGYTGFRFSNAGEILTKGLEVALTGQVIDKQNLKWTLGLNFSDNDSEVKSLGGAEFLGTGGLSGFRVGFPVGSYMQRRVVSATKDPAVAGRVRDILCDGGPGKAPMSCADAPRLYMGRMTPKVEGAFTSEWQLFGRLRLYGMVDFKRGHRLWDTDMAVRCRFLPRCRENFYPNEFDAVTLAYIQLSDDAFSEPYLADASFFKLRELSLGYTLPDRLANMVGGRRATITIAGRNLALWTKYTSFDPESYDEHLAPGTSFFGAGDNLRVENSDISTLPQLAQFIATIRIVF from the coding sequence ATGCGCTTAGCTCTTCCCCTCCTGTCGTTCATGCTGCTACAAGCCGCTGAGGGATCCGCTACGGCAATGGCTGCGCTGCGGGGCGTAACCGCAAGAGCGCCGACCGCAGCCGTGACTGGTCCGTCGGCGCTGACGGAGTTGGCCGTCATCGCTGGGGCGGTGGTGAACGCGGCGGGTCGCCCGGTGGCGGGGGCTCGGGTGTCGATCGTCGGTACCGCGACCACGGGAACCACCGACCGGGATGGCCGGTTCCGATTGGAGGCCGGCGGGGGCGCCGAGGTAGTGCTGTCGGTCGCGGCGATCGGGTATCGCCCCCTAACTCAGCGGGTCCGGGTTGGGAATGAGAACCTGCGACTCACCTTGAGCGAGCTGGTGATCAACCTCGAAGAGGTCATCGTCACTGGAACGACTGAAGCGACCCAGCGGAAGCAGTTGGGTAACGCGGTGGCCACGGTCCAGGTGTCGGATGAACTCCAGTTTGCGGCGGCCTCCAACCTGGGCCAACTGCTGAACAGCCGCGCGGCGGGGGTAACCATTCAACCGCGAATGGGCTTCGTCGGAGCCGGCCCTCGGCTCAAAGTCCGAGGTGCGGGCACCTTCTACCTTGGGTCGGAGCCCATCATCTACGTCGACGGGATCCGCGCCGATGGCCGGGCCTCGAGCGGGGGCTCGTTGGGCGGTCGTAATTCGGAGATGGTGTCTCGTCTCAACGACTTCAATCCCGAGGACATCGAGAGCATCGAAATCATCAAGGGTCCGGCGGCAGCGACCCTGTACGGCACGGAAGCGTCCAACGGCGTAGTTCAGATCATCACCAAGAAGGGCCGGAGCGGCAAGGCCGAGTTTGAGATCACCAGCCGCCAGGGGGCCAACTGGTTTCAAGATCCGGAGGGGCGACTTCCGGTCCTCTATTCGAAGGACAAGTCCGGCAACCCGGTCACGCTGAACATCTTGGAAGTCGAGAACGCCGCCGGGCGCCCGTTCTTCAAAACAGGACATGCCCAGGGGTACGCGCTGAATCTGCGGGGCGGCACTGACTTGATCCAGTACTTCGGGAGTCTGGGGTGGGACGATGACGAGGGGGTGGAGCCCACCAACAGAGCCAACCGATTCAGCTCACGCCTCAACCTGACCGTGACGCCCACCGACAAGCTCAATATCAACGCCGGCTTGGGATTGACTCGCGGGCGGGTCGACATCCCGTTCTCGAACAACATCTTCAGCATGTACTACGCTGAGGCCAATCTGCTCGACACTCCCCGTCGAGGGTTCTTCCTCGCGCCCCCGGAAGTCTACTGGCGCAACTACCAGTTTCGCCAAGACTTCCGCCGCTCGACCTTCTCCCTCGATGTTACGCACCGGACCCGTCCCTGGCTGACCCAGCGGTTGCGGACTGGGCTCGACCTCACCAACGAGGACGACAAGAACCTGAATAAGCGAATGTCCCTTGCAGATGGTCAGTTCTTCGGCCTGGCGGCCCGTCTTGGCTCGGTCCGCCAGGACCGGACTGCAGTAAGCAACCGGACGGTCGACTACAGCCTGACTGCCACCATGAAGCCGGCCCAGTCACTCGGGTTGACCACGACCTTCGGGGCGCAATACTTTCGCCGGAGCCTCCAGCGAGTGATCGCCCAGGGCCAGGAGTTTCCCGCGCCGGGTGTGACAACCGTGAGCTCGGCCGCGATTCGACAGGGGTTCGAGGACTTCGAAGAGAGCGCGACGGTAGGCCTCTTCGTTCAGCAGCAGGTGGCGTGGAAGGACCGGGTCTTCCTGACTGCCGCGGTCCGGGGCGATGACAACAGCGCGTTCGGGAAGAACTACGACGTCGTGATCTACCCCAAGGTTGGGCTCTCCTGGGCGGTGAGCGAGGAGTCTTTCTGGCCGAAGGGGTTCGCCGAGCGCTTTCGTCTCCGGGCAGCCTTCGGAGCCGCGGGCCAGCAGCCGTCGACGTTCGCCGCCGTCCAGAGCTACCGTCCGGTGACGGGCGGCAATGGCGCGTCGTCGGTTTCGACGGGCTCGATTGGCAACCCCGACCTCAAGCCGGAGCGAAGCGAAGAGCTCGAGCTCGGGTTCGAAGCCGCCTTTTTGAAGGACCGCATCGGCGTCGACGTCAGTTATTACCGAAAGACCACCGCAGACGCGATTCTCCTGCTTCCAGTTCCGCCCTCGCTCGGCTACACCGGCTTTCGATTCAGCAATGCCGGGGAGATCCTGACGAAAGGCCTCGAGGTTGCGCTGACCGGACAGGTGATCGACAAGCAGAACCTCAAGTGGACATTGGGGCTCAACTTCTCCGACAACGACAGCGAAGTGAAGAGCCTCGGAGGCGCTGAGTTCTTGGGCACGGGAGGCCTTTCCGGCTTCAGGGTTGGCTTTCCGGTGGGCTCATACATGCAGCGGCGGGTCGTCTCGGCCACCAAAGACCCCGCCGTCGCCGGCCGGGTGCGGGACATCCTGTGCGACGGCGGCCCTGGAAAGGCGCCGATGTCCTGTGCTGACGCGCCGCGGCTGTACATGGGGCGGATGACCCCCAAGGTCGAAGGCGCCTTCACCTCCGAGTGGCAGCTGTTCGGCCGACTTCGCCTCTATGGGATGGTCGATTTCAAGCGCGGCCATCGGTTGTGGGACACCGACATGGCCGTTCGCTGCCGATTCCTTCCCCGCTGCCGGGAGAACTTCTACCCGAACGAGTTCGACGCGGTGACGCTGGCGTACATCCAGTTGAGCGACGATGCGTTCTCCGAGCCCTACCTTGCAGACGCTAGCTTCTTCAAGCTGCGGGAGTTGTCGCTGGGGTACACGCTCCCTGACCGGCTGGCGAACATGGTCGGAGGCCGGCGGGCCACGATCACGATAGCTGGCCGCAATCTGGCTCTGTGGACCAAGTACACCAGTTTTGATCCCGAGTCGTACGATGAACATTTGGCGCCGGGGACGTCCTTCTTTGGGGC
- a CDS encoding amidohydrolase family protein, translating into MSDRTRCHPTPLRHLRSAATILAAGLLLATGAASALAQERPEDRRRYLAPGTQVSDDPRRVPVPPGPSGPDGAIVLLGGRIFDGTGAPARPGTVVIEGNRIREVLPAGPGAWPAGARVIDVGGMTVLPGLIDLHTHLSYYMSGGFGPSEEPQSLIADPIQGTLRGVERLRAYIASGITSVRDVGSHGDVAFRLKDWVRARRLPGPRVFAAGNLISARGGHAAGGLRPGSLLFGAVRVASGPDEWRDAVREQYERGADFIKLTSHFTREEVAAAVAEAHALGLKVTVDAETFYVQWAVEAGADCIEHPLPRSDEAIQLMATKRTCSVPTVVSYKYIFDTVRGYYGTMSRRFTFSHEANVEMVRKMKRASVTIGVGTDLVGGWYRHLPAAYLTELKVLVAAGFTGPGALVAATGTNAAILDMADKLGTLEPGKLADVLVVRGKPDENLDDLTQVHLVVRDGEVVVERGQIVSLPHVPLPEPGTAPARRTP; encoded by the coding sequence GTGTCCGACCGCACGAGGTGCCATCCGACCCCGCTGCGCCACCTTCGCTCCGCCGCGACCATCCTCGCCGCCGGCCTGTTGCTCGCCACGGGGGCGGCTTCGGCCCTCGCCCAGGAACGGCCGGAGGATCGTCGTCGGTACCTGGCTCCCGGTACCCAGGTATCGGACGACCCCCGACGGGTACCCGTGCCCCCGGGCCCGAGCGGGCCCGATGGAGCGATCGTGCTGCTCGGCGGGAGAATCTTCGACGGCACCGGGGCGCCGGCGCGGCCCGGGACGGTGGTGATCGAGGGTAACCGAATCCGCGAGGTGCTGCCGGCCGGGCCGGGCGCGTGGCCCGCAGGCGCCCGGGTGATCGACGTTGGCGGAATGACCGTCCTTCCGGGGTTGATCGACCTCCATACCCACTTGAGCTACTACATGTCCGGGGGGTTCGGACCATCGGAGGAGCCTCAGAGTCTGATCGCCGATCCGATCCAGGGCACCCTCCGAGGGGTCGAGCGGCTCCGGGCCTACATCGCCAGCGGCATCACCAGCGTTCGAGACGTCGGATCGCACGGCGACGTGGCCTTCCGGCTCAAGGACTGGGTTCGGGCTCGTCGCCTTCCCGGTCCGCGCGTGTTCGCCGCCGGCAACTTGATCTCCGCCCGCGGCGGGCATGCCGCGGGGGGTCTCCGACCGGGGTCGCTACTGTTCGGGGCGGTACGGGTCGCGTCCGGTCCCGACGAATGGCGCGATGCGGTGCGCGAGCAGTACGAACGAGGGGCCGATTTCATCAAGCTGACGAGCCATTTCACCCGCGAGGAGGTGGCGGCCGCCGTCGCGGAGGCCCACGCGCTAGGGCTCAAGGTGACGGTCGATGCCGAGACCTTCTACGTCCAGTGGGCGGTCGAGGCCGGGGCCGATTGCATCGAGCACCCGCTCCCCCGGAGCGACGAGGCGATTCAGCTGATGGCCACCAAGCGGACCTGCTCGGTGCCCACCGTCGTCTCCTACAAGTACATCTTCGACACCGTTCGCGGCTATTACGGCACGATGTCCCGTCGATTCACCTTCTCCCACGAGGCGAACGTCGAGATGGTGAGAAAGATGAAGCGCGCCAGTGTCACCATCGGGGTCGGCACCGACCTGGTCGGCGGCTGGTACCGGCACCTCCCCGCCGCCTACCTCACCGAGCTCAAGGTGCTCGTGGCCGCCGGGTTCACCGGGCCCGGGGCCCTGGTGGCCGCCACCGGGACGAACGCGGCCATTCTCGACATGGCCGACAAACTCGGCACCCTCGAGCCGGGCAAGCTCGCGGACGTCCTCGTGGTGCGGGGCAAACCCGATGAGAATCTCGATGACCTGACCCAGGTGCACCTGGTGGTCCGGGATGGGGAGGTGGTGGTCGAGCGAGGCCAGATCGTCAGTCTACCGCACGTGCCGCTGCCGGAGCCCGGCACCGCGCCAGCCCGCCGCACTCCGTGA
- a CDS encoding CocE/NonD family hydrolase yields the protein MSESLAGVSRVVAIAVVGAFLATALGAQTAKKPIVPASAPEYGIRADENVWVTMKDGVRLSGHIFFPVGKRRGERFPVLFHHTPYRETAASRYGASSYLVRRGYVDAHFQVRGTGQSEGAVPDREYSDQEIEDAIEVIAWLARQPWSNGRVGMYGVSWSGFNAAQVAMRRPPGLEAISVGAGTEDLYHENVQYLDGILHFGSYNFGIDVRTTQSPPPDFPLTDAVFRDRFDQPPWSLTFLKQQRDGDYWRRGTRLDLKPDAIAIPTFMIGGWVDTYRSSIPRALDRMKAPTVAVIGPWNHDLRDPGPAVEYRHQQIRWWDYWLKGRNTGILDEPRVTAYMRYSHRPDPWIRGRDVPGEWRADTWPPRGLAWQPWYLQPDHDLRRTPPADATTHQLEYLPAVGPQAGQYWTNTQPDQRAVDAFSLVYDSEPLTTDLAILGRPKAIFAASATAPLAHWFVRLSDVAPDGVTTQITGAGLNGAHRESSTDPAPLVPGKEYRFEVNLHVTSWVFKPGHRIRVAISNALWPMQWPSPYPMTTSLVLGPEGGPTPSAQILLPVVPLESGYPLPPFVAMAQETDPVMPGAPPPPPLRGPLGFNARKPQKIDRDEIAGTTSVSLEDGVPGTTTKVVWRVSDLRPDLASIRGERINTVRIGDRELVWEGFTEIRSDSTNFYYLHRRWVRENGRVVRERSWQDTIPRFFR from the coding sequence ATGTCCGAGTCCCTAGCCGGGGTCTCGAGAGTAGTCGCGATCGCCGTGGTCGGCGCCTTCCTCGCGACCGCGCTCGGGGCTCAGACCGCCAAGAAGCCAATCGTTCCAGCGTCCGCGCCCGAGTATGGAATCAGAGCCGACGAGAACGTCTGGGTCACCATGAAGGACGGGGTGCGCCTTTCCGGACACATTTTCTTCCCGGTAGGCAAGCGCCGCGGTGAGCGGTTCCCGGTCCTGTTCCATCACACCCCGTACCGGGAAACCGCCGCCTCCCGGTACGGTGCCTCGTCGTACCTGGTGCGCCGCGGGTATGTCGATGCCCATTTCCAGGTCCGGGGAACCGGCCAGAGCGAGGGGGCGGTGCCCGATCGGGAGTACTCCGACCAGGAGATCGAGGACGCCATCGAAGTCATCGCTTGGCTCGCCCGCCAACCATGGTCCAACGGGCGGGTCGGCATGTATGGCGTGTCGTGGAGCGGTTTCAACGCGGCTCAAGTCGCGATGCGCCGGCCGCCCGGACTCGAGGCCATCTCCGTCGGCGCCGGGACCGAGGATCTCTACCACGAGAACGTCCAGTACCTCGACGGGATTCTCCATTTCGGGAGTTACAACTTCGGGATAGACGTCCGCACCACCCAGAGCCCGCCGCCGGACTTCCCCCTCACGGACGCCGTCTTCCGAGATCGCTTCGACCAGCCCCCGTGGAGTCTCACCTTCCTCAAGCAACAGCGGGACGGCGACTACTGGCGCCGGGGGACACGGCTCGACCTCAAACCCGACGCCATCGCGATCCCGACCTTCATGATCGGCGGGTGGGTCGACACCTATCGCTCCAGCATCCCCCGCGCGCTGGACCGGATGAAAGCCCCAACGGTCGCGGTGATCGGCCCCTGGAATCATGACCTGAGAGACCCCGGCCCTGCGGTGGAGTACCGGCACCAGCAGATCCGCTGGTGGGACTACTGGCTCAAGGGACGGAACACCGGCATTCTCGACGAGCCCAGGGTCACCGCGTACATGCGGTATTCCCATCGCCCCGATCCCTGGATCCGGGGTCGCGACGTCCCGGGTGAGTGGCGGGCCGATACCTGGCCGCCACGAGGGCTGGCGTGGCAGCCGTGGTACCTGCAGCCCGATCACGACCTCCGCCGCACTCCGCCCGCCGACGCGACAACCCATCAGCTCGAGTACCTCCCCGCGGTCGGGCCGCAGGCGGGCCAGTATTGGACCAACACCCAGCCCGATCAACGAGCCGTCGACGCGTTCAGTCTGGTCTACGACTCGGAGCCACTCACGACGGACCTCGCGATCCTCGGCCGGCCGAAGGCGATCTTCGCCGCCTCGGCGACCGCGCCGCTGGCGCACTGGTTCGTTAGGCTGTCGGATGTGGCGCCCGATGGCGTCACCACCCAGATCACCGGCGCGGGCTTGAACGGCGCCCACCGCGAATCCTCCACCGATCCGGCGCCGCTCGTGCCAGGCAAGGAATACCGCTTCGAAGTGAACCTTCACGTCACTTCGTGGGTCTTCAAGCCCGGCCATCGCATTCGAGTCGCGATCTCCAACGCTCTGTGGCCAATGCAGTGGCCGAGCCCGTACCCGATGACGACCTCGCTGGTCCTCGGCCCCGAAGGCGGACCGACGCCATCGGCCCAGATCCTCCTTCCGGTGGTGCCGCTCGAAAGCGGCTATCCGCTCCCCCCGTTCGTCGCGATGGCTCAAGAGACGGATCCGGTCATGCCCGGTGCCCCGCCACCACCACCGCTCCGCGGCCCCCTCGGGTTCAACGCCCGTAAGCCCCAGAAGATCGATCGCGACGAAATCGCCGGCACGACTTCCGTCTCCCTGGAGGACGGCGTGCCGGGAACGACGACCAAGGTCGTCTGGCGGGTCAGTGACCTCCGGCCCGACCTTGCCTCCATCCGCGGCGAGCGGATCAACACCGTGAGGATTGGAGACCGCGAGCTGGTGTGGGAGGGATTCACCGAGATCCGGAGCGATTCCACCAACTTCTACTACCTGCACCGGCGGTGGGTCCGTGAGAACGGCCGGGTCGTCCGGGAGCGGAGTTGGCAGGACACGATCCCCCGGTTCTTCCGCTGA
- a CDS encoding CocE/NonD family hydrolase, whose amino-acid sequence MDGRHMAARVVGWLTAGATVVGTSLVAQARGPVLPPSQPEYETRLDTVRIPMKDGVQLWGFMYLPVPKQPGEKFPVRLYYSPYRDLPTPNADLYFARRGYVDATVNIRGTGRSEGVAPSREYSEQEMVDGLEVIDWLSKRPWSNGSVGMQGNSWGGFNSLQLAMRNPPALKAIRPQHATDDLYHEDIHYLDGIRLFYGWHAYEDLMVSQSPGPDFPLTEELFRDRFDQPPWNMLYLKNQTDGPFWRNEQRLDVNPGLITIPQLRIGGWYDTYRSSIPRALLNARGPIRAIIGPWEHRMARYPAMVDVRLEEVRFWDYWLKGRNTGVMDEPLVTVFMRRSHPPGTEMNQDLPIPGEWRGDTWPPRGQVMTPYFLRADHQLARATAGRGAVHRLKYLPGTGAAAGVLWGARQPDQRPADAYSLVYDSEPLTAPMAILGHPQAKLAVSATAKLAHWFVRLSDVAPDGSVTLITGAGINGAQRDGSMKPSYLTPGAGYHLDLKLHVTSWIFEPGHRIRIAVSNSQWPMAWPTPYQMTTSLYVGAPGETTANGASSRRPASQVLLPIVPLRNGVRVPAFTAALQEGQQPIVRQAPPPPGGFLRPGFDYVVDQIIRDENTATTTMIIGRPPSPDEEDHRGYARYEVSDLRPDAAAYRTEAVNRYRLPGRELVWEGVTNVRSDSVFFYYEHRRRLLENGKVIRERRWQDSMPRLFR is encoded by the coding sequence ATGGATGGGAGGCACATGGCTGCTCGAGTCGTGGGGTGGCTGACCGCCGGCGCTACCGTGGTCGGGACGTCGCTGGTCGCTCAAGCGCGAGGTCCGGTGCTGCCGCCCTCGCAGCCCGAGTACGAGACTCGGCTCGACACGGTGCGGATCCCGATGAAGGACGGGGTGCAGCTCTGGGGATTCATGTACCTGCCGGTTCCCAAACAGCCGGGCGAGAAGTTCCCGGTACGGCTGTACTACTCGCCCTATCGCGACCTGCCAACCCCGAATGCCGATCTGTATTTCGCTCGTCGCGGGTACGTGGACGCCACCGTCAATATTCGCGGAACCGGTCGGAGCGAGGGCGTCGCGCCCTCCCGAGAGTACTCGGAACAGGAGATGGTGGACGGGCTCGAGGTCATCGATTGGCTGTCCAAGCGCCCGTGGTCCAACGGAAGCGTGGGCATGCAGGGCAACTCGTGGGGTGGGTTCAACAGCCTCCAACTCGCCATGCGGAACCCGCCGGCGCTGAAGGCGATCAGGCCCCAGCATGCAACCGACGACCTCTACCACGAGGACATCCACTATCTGGATGGCATCCGGCTCTTCTATGGCTGGCATGCCTACGAAGACCTGATGGTGTCGCAGAGCCCCGGGCCCGACTTCCCACTGACCGAGGAGCTATTCCGGGATCGCTTCGATCAGCCGCCCTGGAACATGCTCTATCTCAAGAATCAGACGGATGGCCCCTTTTGGCGAAACGAGCAGCGGCTTGACGTGAATCCCGGCCTCATCACGATTCCGCAGCTCCGCATCGGCGGCTGGTATGACACCTATCGCTCAAGCATTCCCCGCGCCCTGCTCAACGCGCGCGGCCCGATCCGCGCGATCATCGGTCCTTGGGAGCACCGAATGGCCCGCTACCCGGCGATGGTCGACGTTCGGCTTGAGGAAGTCCGCTTCTGGGACTACTGGCTCAAGGGCCGGAACACCGGGGTCATGGACGAGCCGCTGGTCACGGTGTTCATGCGTCGGTCGCACCCGCCTGGGACCGAGATGAACCAGGACTTGCCCATTCCTGGCGAGTGGCGGGGAGATACCTGGCCCCCACGGGGCCAGGTGATGACGCCGTACTTTCTCCGCGCCGATCACCAGTTGGCGCGAGCGACCGCGGGACGTGGCGCCGTGCATCGGCTCAAGTACCTGCCGGGCACCGGCGCCGCGGCCGGGGTGCTCTGGGGCGCGCGGCAGCCGGACCAACGGCCCGCCGACGCCTACAGCCTGGTCTATGATTCCGAGCCGCTCACCGCGCCGATGGCGATCCTCGGCCACCCGCAGGCCAAGTTGGCGGTCTCGGCCACGGCCAAGCTGGCCCACTGGTTCGTTCGGCTCTCCGACGTGGCTCCCGATGGGTCGGTGACCCTGATCACGGGCGCCGGGATCAATGGGGCGCAGCGCGACGGGTCGATGAAGCCTTCGTACCTAACGCCGGGCGCCGGGTACCATCTCGACCTGAAGCTGCACGTCACCTCCTGGATCTTCGAGCCTGGACACCGCATCCGCATCGCGGTATCCAACTCGCAGTGGCCGATGGCCTGGCCGACGCCATATCAGATGACCACGTCGCTCTATGTCGGGGCGCCGGGGGAAACGACCGCGAACGGCGCGAGCTCGCGCCGCCCCGCGAGCCAGGTGCTGCTGCCGATCGTCCCCCTCCGAAACGGCGTCCGAGTCCCCGCGTTCACCGCCGCGTTGCAAGAGGGGCAACAACCGATCGTCCGCCAAGCCCCCCCGCCGCCCGGCGGGTTCCTGCGGCCCGGGTTCGATTACGTGGTCGACCAGATCATTCGCGACGAGAACACGGCGACCACCACGATGATCATCGGGCGCCCGCCGAGTCCGGACGAGGAAGACCACCGCGGCTACGCCAGGTATGAGGTCAGCGACCTGCGGCCCGACGCCGCGGCGTACCGAACCGAAGCGGTCAATCGGTACCGGCTACCGGGCCGAGAGCTCGTCTGGGAAGGGGTGACGAACGTGCGGAGCGATTCGGTCTTCTTCTACTACGAACATCGTCGCCGGCTGCTCGAGAACGGGAAGGTCATCCGCGAGCGGAGGTGGCAGGACTCGATGCCGCGTCTGTTTCGTTGA
- a CDS encoding MmgE/PrpD family protein, with product MRVADFIHGLRWENIPGEARQYARRCLLDTVGAGLGGRRTELSRIIFDFAASAFGGRGAHLWLDGREVSPAGAALANGMTVDALDIHDGYKPTKGHAGAALVPALLASLRLRPGRVSGEELLATLAMGYEIALRAGIALHATVSDYHTSGAWNALGCAAIAARRLGSTAEQTRHALGIAEYHGPRSQMMRLVDQPTMLKDGSGWGAMAGVSAALMAHGGFTGAPALTVEAPEVAGLWNDLGATWHIAGQYFKPYAVCYWAQAPIHGALTLQRAHALTLDVIRRIRVHTFHEATRLAVRRPHTTEEAQYSVPFPVAAALVHGQVGPEQLSGRALQDPRVLAISDRVELVEEDAYNQRFPAERVARVVIETTDGAILDSGEMRPRWDTGGDARPGDDDLREKFRWLAKGCLPEQRALALEAALCECDRLPDAEQILSLLTPSN from the coding sequence ATGAGAGTCGCCGATTTCATCCACGGGTTGCGCTGGGAGAACATCCCTGGCGAGGCGCGGCAATACGCGCGACGCTGTCTCCTCGACACGGTCGGCGCGGGCCTGGGCGGGCGACGCACCGAACTCTCGCGGATCATCTTCGACTTCGCCGCCTCGGCCTTCGGAGGGCGCGGCGCGCATCTGTGGCTGGACGGGCGCGAGGTCTCGCCTGCCGGGGCGGCCCTGGCCAATGGCATGACGGTGGATGCCCTCGACATTCACGATGGTTACAAGCCGACGAAGGGCCACGCCGGGGCGGCGCTCGTCCCCGCCCTCTTGGCCTCGCTGAGACTCAGACCCGGACGGGTCTCCGGCGAAGAACTACTCGCCACCCTGGCGATGGGCTACGAGATTGCCTTGCGCGCGGGCATCGCGTTGCACGCCACAGTCTCCGACTACCACACGTCTGGCGCGTGGAACGCACTTGGCTGCGCTGCCATCGCCGCACGACGGCTTGGCTCCACGGCGGAGCAGACGCGGCACGCCCTCGGCATCGCCGAATACCACGGCCCGCGCTCGCAGATGATGCGGTTGGTCGACCAGCCAACGATGCTCAAGGACGGCTCGGGTTGGGGCGCGATGGCGGGCGTCAGCGCGGCGCTGATGGCGCACGGCGGCTTCACCGGCGCGCCCGCCCTCACCGTCGAGGCGCCTGAGGTTGCGGGTCTGTGGAACGATCTCGGAGCGACGTGGCACATCGCGGGCCAATACTTCAAGCCCTACGCGGTCTGCTACTGGGCGCAGGCCCCGATCCACGGAGCGCTCACTCTCCAACGCGCCCACGCCCTCACGCTGGACGTGATCCGGCGCATCCGGGTACACACCTTCCACGAGGCCACCCGGCTGGCCGTGCGCCGTCCGCACACCACCGAGGAAGCGCAATACAGCGTGCCCTTTCCCGTAGCGGCGGCGCTGGTGCATGGGCAGGTCGGGCCGGAACAACTGAGCGGCCGGGCGTTGCAGGATCCGCGCGTCCTGGCGATCTCTGATCGTGTCGAGCTGGTCGAAGAGGACGCCTACAACCAGCGCTTCCCGGCTGAGCGCGTTGCGCGCGTGGTCATTGAGACCACTGACGGCGCGATACTGGACTCCGGCGAGATGCGGCCGCGCTGGGATACCGGCGGGGACGCCCGGCCCGGCGACGACGACCTGCGTGAAAAGTTCCGCTGGCTGGCGAAGGGCTGTCTTCCGGAGCAGCGCGCGCTGGCGTTGGAGGCCGCGCTTTGCGAGTGCGACCGGCTACCCGATGCCGAGCAGATTCTCTCCCTGTTGACGCCTTCGAATTAG